The Pseudoxanthomonas sp. SL93 genome segment TGGTGAACAGCAGGGATTCGGCCGATGGCTTGCCGGTCTCGGCGACCAGCAGCGTCTTCACTTCGGCCAGCGCCGCGCTCTGCAGTCGTTCCTTGCCGGCACGGCTCATCAGGCTGGTGGCGTCCTGCTGGGCGAACAGCATCAGCAGGCGCGCACGGATGGCGGGGGCATGCAGCTCGATGGCCTTCATCGCTTCGGGATCGCGCGTCATCACCTGTACTTCCACCTGCAGGTAGCGCGCACCGCCGGTCTCGCCGACCAGGTTCACCACGAAGGGCGGTTCCAGCGCGAAGTACTGCGCGGGTGCCGGCACGGTGCCGGGGCTGGCGGTCTTCGGCGCTTCAGGCTTGTCCGACTTGCCCGCATGGCCGGCGAAGTACCACGCCGCGCCACCGGCGGCGCCGGCCGCGACCACGGCGACCAGGCCAATGGTCAGCAGCGATTTGCCGCCCTTGGGCTTGTCGGCCTTGTCGGCCTTGGATTTGCTTGCGGTCTTGTCGGCGGCTGCCACGGCGATGGATCTCCTGAGGGGTCTGCCCAGGTGATGCAAGCGGTGTGCCGTGGCTGTCCGGCGGGCCCGACGGGGTTTTGACGGCTCTGGTTCCCTGTAGGAGCGACGTCAGTCGCGACCACAGGAATCAATTACCCGGAAACATTCATCACCGGACAGCCTTCGCACGGAAGGAGAATCCAAGGCGAGCGAAATCAGCGGTCGCGACTCACGTCGCTCCTACATGAGATTTTTCAGGCGTAGGCGTCCAACAGGCCCAATGCGGTCATGCGGACGGGGCGGGGAAGCTCGGCTTCACCGGTCAGCGCAGGGCCACCGGCCTCGCCGTCGCCATGGCGGCCGTCCGCGCGTTGCGGCGGGGACTGGTGCTGCTGGCCCACGTCGGCATGCGCCAGCTGGAAGCCGTGCTGGCCCAGCATGTCGCGCAGCTTGGGCAGGCTGTTTTCCAGTGCCTGCCTGACGTCCGCCTGTGCGCTGGTGAAGTCGGCGTGCACGCGGTCGCCGTCCAGGCGCAGGCGCACTTCCACGGTGCCCATCTCGTTGGGCGTGATCTTGATGTGGGCATGGCCGATCTTCTGGTCGGCCATCCAGCGCACGCTGTCGCCGATCTCTTCATCGAAACGGCCGCCATGCAGGTCCGCGCTTGGGGCCTCCATCGGATTGACGGTGGCCGTGCGCGGCAGGCCCAGCGGCGACGTGGCGCTGCCGAGGCCCGCGAGGGTGTTGCCGGTGGGGGAGGTGCTGTCGGCATCCTCGCTGCGCAGGGCGTCCACCACGTCCTTGCCCAGCGAAAGCGCTTCCGGCACCGCCGCGGCGATGTTGCCGCTGGCCAGATGCGCGGCGAAGGAAAGGAGGTTCTGCAATGCCGGCTTGGCGCCTTCCGTCGTGGCGGCGGGCAGCGGCGTGGCAGCGGTTGTCTCGGTAGGGACCGCGGCATCGGTCGGCAGCGTGGCGTCCGCTGTCGGCGTGGCCAACGGCGGTGGCATGTCCAGTGCCTGGAGCGCTGGCGCGACGGTGCCAGCTTCGGTTCCCGTCAGCGGCGTGGCAGGCGTGCGGCCGGGAATCGCTTCGGCGGCGAACGCAACGCCGGCCGGATCGGCCGGCGGCAGCAGGGTGGACGCGGCATCGCCCAGCAACGGGTTTTCCGGTGCGATGGCGATGGCGGCCAGCGGGGTGGCCACCATGGCGGTCTCCACGGGCAAAGGTGAGGCAGGCAGTGGCGCAGCCGTGTCATCGTCGGGCTTGGCGGCGCGGCGCGCAGTGGTCCGCGGCGCCTGTTCCACCGGCGTCGCGTCGGCGGCACGACGGTCTTCGCGCGGCACGCCGGGCTTCTCGCCGCGCGTCGATGCTTCCGCCTTGTCGCGCCGGACCAGCGTTTCGAAATCGGGTTTTTCCTTCGCGCCCGCGCTGCCATCGCGTGGCGCTGCATCCATCGCGGGAGCGCCGGGTTTTGCGGTATTGCCTGCGAAGGCGAGGGCGGACATCGGCGCGGGCATCAGGCTTCCTCGCTTTCCTGCGCGGCGGTGGCGGCCTGGCGCACGCGGCGTGCGCCCAGGTCGTCCATCTCGCGCTGGTCGCGGCGTTCGACCACCTGCCGTTCCTGCGCGCGATAGCTGGCGGCCAGCTGTTCCAGCACCTGCTTGTCGCGGCTGGCCAGCAGCAGGCGGTCGCGTTCGATGTCTACGCCGGTGCGGCTGCGGTCCACGTTCTGCAACTGCTGCGTCAGTGCCTGGTCGATGCGGTCCAGGAAGGCGCGGCGATTGGCCAGCTGTGCCGGGCTGGTGGCCGCCATCTGGCTGTTGGCGTATTCCTCGGCGTAGCCGCGCAGTTCTTCCAGCCGCGATTCCTGCAACGCGAGCGAGCGTTGGCGCTCGGCCAGGTCGCGGGCGACGGAATCCTCGTGTTCCTGTGCGCGGCGCAGCAGCGGGTCGATTCGGCGGGATTGCATCATGGCGGGACTTCCTTGGCGTTACTGCGGACTGCGCGGCGCGGGGGCGCCGGTGGGGGCATTGCGTTGGACCAGGGTTTCGAGCGACGCGCGGCTGCTGGGCAGGTCGGCGGCGCGCGCCACGTCCTGGCCCAGGAACTCGACGATCTCCGGCCAGCGCTCCAGGGCTTCGTCCACGGTGGGATCGTTGCCACGCTGGTAGGCGCCGATGGCGATCAGGTCGCGGTTGCTGTTGTAGGCGGACAGCAGGCGCTTGAGCTTGCGGATGCGGTCGCGCCAGGTTTCGTCGGCGATCTCGGTCACCACGCGGCTGACCGAGGATTCCACGTCGATGGCCGGGTACAGGCCACTGTCGGCCACGCGGCGCGACAACAGGATGTGGCCGTCGAGAATGGCGCGCGCGGCGTCGGCGATCGGATCCTGCGGATCGTCGCCTTCGGTCAGCACGGTGTAGAACGCGGTGATGGAACCGCGCCCGGCCGAGCCGTTGCCCGCACGTTCGACCAGCGCGGGCAGGCGGGCGAAGACGGACGGCGGGTAGCCGCGCGTGGTCGGCGGTTCGCCCACCGACAGGCCGATCTCGCGCTGCGCCTGCGCAAAGCGGGTCAGCGAATCCATCAGCAGCAGCACGTTGAGGCCCTGGTCGCGGAACCATTCGGCGATCGCGGTGGCGCGGTAGGCGCCCTGCAGGCGCGCCAATGGCGGACGGTCGGCCGGGCTGGCGACGACCACGGCGCGCGCCAGGCCTACCGGGCCAAGCGTGCTTTCGACGAAGTCGCGCACTTCGCGGCCGCGTTCGCCGATCAGGCCGACGACGATCACGTCGGCGGCGGTGTAACGGGTCATCATGCCCAGCAGCGTGGATTTGCCGACGCCGGAACCGGCGAACAGGCCCACGCGCTGGCCGCGGCCGATCGGCAGCAATGCGTTGATGGCACGTACGCCGACATCGAGCGGTTGCGTGATGGGCTCGCGCGAAAGGGGATTGATGGCGGCGCCGGACAGGCTGACGGTGCCTTCGGCGCGGATCGGGCCGCGGCCGTCCAGCGGCACGCCGTCGCTGTCGATCACGCGCCCCAGCAGGCCTTCGCCGACTTCCACGCCACCGCGCCGGCGCGACGGCACCACGCGCGCGTTGGGCAGCAGGCCATGCAGTTCGGCGCTGGGCATCAGGTAGGTACGTTCACCGGCGAAGCCGACCACTTCGGCATCCACCCAGCCGCCGTCGGCGACTTCCACCTTGCAGGTGGCACCCATCGGCGCTTCGCAGCCGATGGCTTCCAGGGTCAGACCGACCGCACGGCGCAGGATGCCTTCGCGGATCAGGCCGCGCCCGCCCAGGTCGGGACTGATCTGCGACAGGCGCGCGGACAGGCGCAGGTCGCGCGCGGTTAGCCATTCGAGAGGCTGCGCGCTCATGCACGGGTACCGCGGTTGAGGACGGTTTCCAGCGCACCGCGCAGGCGTGCTTCCAGCGTGCCGTCGATGCGGACGCTTTCGGCATGCACGCGCAGGTCGCCGCGGGTTAGGCTGGTGTCGGCGGTCAGCCGCGTGGCCGGCATCAGCGACAGCACCGGCGTCAGCGCGGCGATGTCGTCCGGATGCAGGCGCAGTTCGACTTCACGGTTGGCGCCGCCGACGGCGTCGAGTGCTTCGCTGGCCAGTTCCTGCAGCAGCATCGGGTCGGCCTGGTAGGCACGGCCGACCAGCGCGCCGGCGATGCGCACGGCCAGCTCGGACAGGGCGCCGACCACTTCGTTTTCCAACCGGTCCAGCGGGCGCGAGAAGTTGTCCAGGATCCCTTCCATCTGCGCGGCGAGGCGGCGCACTTCGGTCTGCCCCTGCGCGAAGCCTTCCGCATGGCCTTCGGCCAGGCCGCGTTCCAGGCCCTCGCGGTAGGCGGCGTCCTGGATGGCCTGGATCTCCTCCAGGCTGGGCGGGCGGGGCGGCGGCGGTGCTTCCTGTTCGGGCGCGTCCTGGCGAAGCACCACGTCGAGGGGCGGCGCCATCCAGCGGATCGTGGAGGGGGCGGTCATACCATCTCCTCGCTGCTGGCCACCAGCGAGATGACGCCCTGGTCAGCCAGGCGGCGCACGATGGCGAGGATTTCCTTCTGCGCGCCTTCCACGTCGGACAGGCGCACGGGGCCGCGCGCTTCCATGTCTTCCAGCAGGATCTGCGCGGCGCGCTGCGACATGTTGCGGGTGATCTTTTCCTTCACCTTGGCATCGGCGCCGCGCAGCGCCAGGCCCAGGCGATCGTTGGGGACTTCGCGCAGCAGCGCCTGCAGTTCGCGGTCGCCCAGGTCGGCCAGGTTGTCGAACACGAACATCAAGTCCTGGATGCGCGAGCCGAGGTCGGCGTCGACCTGGGTGATGCTGCTCAGGATGGCCTGGTCCTGGCCGGAATCCATGAAGTTGAGGATGTTCGCGGCCACCTTGACGCCGCCGATGCTGGACGACTTGAGGTTCTGGTTGCCGGCGAACTGGCGTTCCATGATCTCGTTGAGTTCGTTCAGCGCGTTCGGCGGAATGCCGTCCAGCGTGGCGATGCGCAGCAGCACGTCAGTGCGTGCGCGTTCGGGCAGCATCTTCAGCACGTCGGCGGCCTGGTCGCTGTCCAGGTGCGAAAGCACGATGGCGATGATCTGCGGGTGTTCGTTGCGCACCAGGTCGGCGATGGCGCGCGGGTCCATCCACTTCAGCGTGTCCAGGCCGGTGGTGTTGCGGCCCAGCAGGATGCGGTCGATCAGGCTGCCGGCCTTGTCTTCGCCCAGGGCCTGCACCAGCACCTTGCGCACGTAGTCGTCGGCGCCCATGCCCAGCGAGGTCTGCTTGTCCAGCGCTTCGCCGAAGGTGGAAATGACCTGCATCACCTGCTCGCGGCTGACGCCGGAGATGGTGGCCATGGCGATGCCGAGCTTCTGCACCTCCTTGGCGTTCATGTGCTTGAGCACTTCCGCCGCGTCTTCCTCGCCCAGCGAGAGCAGCAGCACGGCGGCCTTCTGCACGCCGTTGAGGGTGGCTTCACCGTTATTCATCGCTGGCCACCCAGTCCTTCACGACCTGCGCCACCTGCTTGGAATCGGCCTTCACCGCTTCCCGTGCCTGGCGCAGCCGGTCCTCGTAGGCGTCTGACGCGAGCGCACGCAGCGGCGGTGCTTCGTCCTGCTGCAGTGCGGCCACCAGGCGCGGACCGTCCTCGTCGTCATCCACCAGCGAGACGTTGACCGCGTCGTCGGATGGCTTCTTCAGCGCCTTGGGCTGGATGATCTGGCGCATGGCCGGGCGCAGCACGCCGAACAGCAGCAGGATGACCACCAGGGCGCCGACGCCGTAGCGGGCGATGTCGCGCAGCATGGGGTTGTGCAGCCACGGGCTTTCCCAGAACGGCACGTCCTCGGGCTTGTCGACTTCGCGCACGAAGGGCGCATTCATCACCGACACCGAGTCGCCGCGCGCAGCATCGAAGCCGACGGCTTCCTTCACCAGGGCTTCGATGCGGGTCAGCGTGGCGGCGTCCAATGCCGTCATGACGACCTTGCCGTTCTCGCCGGTGCGCGGCACGTGGTCGACCAGCACGGCGGCGGTGACGCGGCGCACGCGGCCGGCCGGCTGACGCGTGTGCTGCAGCGTGCGGTCCATCTCGAAGTTGCGGGTGGCGCTGCTGGCGGTCTCCACCGGGGCGGCGGGGTTGGGCGCAGCCGCGGCGTTCGGGCCGGGCGGCGTGTTGCTGGTGGCGCCGGGGACGCCTTCGGGGCCGGTGCCCGCAACGGTGTTCTGGCTGACCTGTTCGCTGCGGATCTTGGCCGGGTCGTTGGCGAAGGTTTCGCGGGCTTCCTCGGTGACCGAGAAGTCCATGTCCACCGCGACTTCCGCATTGATGCGGCCGGGGCCGGTGAGCGGCTCCAGCAGTTCGCGGATGCGGTCGTTGAAGGAGGTTTCCAGCTTGCGCACGCGCTCGAACTGGGCGGCGTTGAGCGCGGCTTCGCTGTTCGGGTCGCTGATGGTCAGCATGCGGCCGCTCTGGTCGACCACGGTGACGCGTTCGGGCGCCAGGTCGGGGATGCTGGACGAGACCAGGTGCACGATGGCATCCACCTGGTTGCGCTCCAGCAGGGCGCCGGAACGCAGGTCCAGCACCACCGACGCGCTGGCGACTTCGCGCTGGCGGGTGAAGGCGGACGGCTTGGGAATGGCCAGGTGCACGCGGGCGTCGCGCACCGGGCGCAGGGTGGTGATGGTGCGGACCAGTTCGGTTTCCAGCGCGTGCTGGTAGCGTGCGTTCTCGACGAACTGGCTGACGCCGAAGCCCGGGTCGCGCTCCATCATCTCGAAGCCCAGGCGGCCGCTTTCGGCCAGCCCGGCGCCGGCCAGCTTCAGGCGGGCGTCGTGCAGGTTCTCTTCCGGCACGGAGATGGCGCCGGTACTCTGGTCCAGCTGGAACGGGATCTGCGCGGCGCGCAGCATGTCGGTGGCTTCGGCGGTGGCCTTGGCGTCCAGCCCGGTGTACAGCGGCGTGTACGCAGGCTTCTGCGACCAGAAGAACACCATCAGTCCCACCGCGACCGCGCCGGCGATCATCAGCAGCGTGCCCATCTGGCGGAACACCGGCACGTCCTGGATCCGGGAAAGCGCCGCGCCTGCCTTCTCGGCATTCAGCGATTCCTTCAGCGATTCCTTGGAGAGGGTGAGGGCCATGGCGTTGCGGTTCCTGCGCTGGCGTTGCTGGAGAAGGTGGCTGGGGAAGACAGTGGAAGGATTCGGTTACGGCGGTTTGCTTGAAAGGACGGGCGTCAGGAAGCGCGCATCAGAGAGGCATGTTCATGACGTCCTGGTAGGCCTGCACCAGCCGGTTGCGCACTTCCACGGTGGCGCGGAAGGCGACCTGCGACTGCTGCGCGGCCACCATTACCCGGGCAAGGTCCGCCCGCGGGTCACCCAGTTCGAATGCCTGCGCCAGTGCGCCGGCTTCCTTCTGCGTGTTGTTCACGCCCTGGAGCGCGTTCTGCAGGCTTTCCCCGAAGCTCGGCGCCTTGAGCGCCGGCTGCCCGAAGCCCACCGCGCCGGGCGCGAAGGCGCCGGGATCCTGCACCGGTTCCAGCGAGCGCGTGCCCATCTGGGTCTGGTAGCTGCGGATCTGCGACAGGATGGAAGAGACGGCGTCGGACATGGGCGGCGGTGTGTGGCGTCGTGGTGTCTTGTCGTGTCAGCTGCAAGACGTGTGCCGAAACCGTTTGCCGCCCCCAGTCAGTTTTCCGTCGCCAGGGCGGCGTCGTCGCGTTCGACGCCGTACTTGCGCAGCTTTTCCACCAGCGTGGTGCGGCGCAGGCCCAGCAGCTGGGCGGCATGCGCCACCACGCCGCCAGCGCGGTCCAGTGCGTCGCGGATCAGGTTCAGTTCGATCTGGGCGATGTGTTCGCGCAGGTCGATGCCTTCCTCGGGCAAGCGGTCAGCGGTCTTCGCGGCAACCGCGGCCACGGGGACCGCGGGGGCAACCGTAGCGGCCATCGGGGTCGACGCGATCGTCGCCTGGTCTTCCACGGCGGCTTCGGCGGCGGTCTCCGCCGGCAGGTTCTCGGGCTGGTAACGCTTGGGCAGGTCGTGCACGCGCACCAGCCCACCCGGGTGCAGCACCGCCAGGCGTTCGACCAGATTGGTCAGCTCGCGCACGTTGCCGGGCCACGCATAGCCGCGCAGCGCGTGCAGCGTGTCGGCGGCGAAGCGCACTTCGCCCCGGCCGGTGCGGGCCAGCTGGGCCGCGATGGTGGTGACCAGCACCGGCAGGTCGTCCGCACGCTCGCGCAGGGCGGGCATCTCGATGGGGAACACGTTCAGGCGGTAGAACAGGTCTTCGCGGAAGTGGCCGTCGGCGATGCGGTCTTCCAGGTTACGGTGGGTCGCGGCGATCACGCGTACGTTGCAGCGGATGGTCTGGTTGCCACCGACGCGCTCGAAGCTGCGCTCCTGCAGCACGCGCAGCAGCTTGACCTGCATGGGCAGGCTCATGTCGCCGATCTCGTCCAGCAACAGCGTGCCGCCCTCGGCCATTTCGAAGCGGCCCTTGCGGGCGCTCAGCGCGCCGGTGAAGGCGCCTTTCTCGTGGCCGAACAGTTCGCTTTCCAGCAGGTCCGGCGGGATGGCGCCGCAGTTGATCGCGACGAAGGGCCCATCGCGGCGCGGCGACTGGTCGTGGATGGCGCGGGCCACCACTTCCTTGCCGGTGCCGGACTCGCCCAGCACCAGCACGGTGGTGTCGAACGCGGCCACCTGGTCGATCATGCGGCGCAGGCGCGTCACCGCGGCGCTGTTGCCGGTCGGACCGCTGGCGCTGACGTTCTGTGCCTGGTGTTCGGTGTCCAGCCGCTTGAGGCTGGCGCGGCGCAGGCAGGCTTCCAGCTGCGCATGGCGGATGGGGCTCTCCAGCGACCAGACGCCCGCCTCGTGCAGGCCATGGGCGGTGGCGAACGCGGCCGTGTCGCCTTCCAGCAGCAGCACCGGCGGCGGCAGCTGCGCCTTGCCCAGCCAGGCGAAGAAGGCGTCGGCCGCGCGGGTATCTTCCAGCGTGCCCACCACCACGGCCAGCCAGTCGTGCGGACGGTGGCGACCGACATCCACGTCACCGGCTCCGGCAACCCAGCGCGGTGTCAGGTCCATGAACTCGAGCAGGCCGGCCAGGCGTTCTGCACGCGTGGTGTCGGTGTCGATGACGAGGATGCGGGATTCACTCATGGCGGCTGTCTTTGAATTTTTCGAGGATGGGCAAGACTTCCTGGATGTAGGAAAGCTTGCTGACGAAGTCGTCGGCGCCGGCGCGCATGGCGTGCTCGCGGTGTTCGGCGTCGTCGAAGTGGCTGGCGATGACCACGAACGGCGGTGCGTCCTGGGTCTTGATCAGGCGGGTGGCCTGCAGGCCGCCCATTTCCGGCATGGCCAGGTCCATCAGGACGACCTGCGGGCGCAGCGTCTCCGAGCGCTCGATGGCTTCCAGGCCGTTGCTGGCGCGGCCCACGATGTCCAGCCACTCCACCTTGCGCAGGTGGCGCATGGCGGCGTTGATGAATCCCTCGTGGTCGTCGACCAGCAATACCGTGATCTTGCTCATGTTCATCCGCTCCGTTGGTTATCCGGCCTTAGCCAAGACCGTAACGGTAGCGCGTCGGCGTTCCCGGGCGGGAGCGATATCGAGCTGTTCCCGGTACTTCGCCACAGTTCTGCGGGCGATATGGATGCCCTGGCGGGCCAGCAGGCCGGCAATGGCCTCGTCGGCCAACGGCTTGCCGGCCGGCTCGGCGTCGATCAGCCGGCGCACCATGGCGCGCACGGCGGGTCCGGACACGTTGGCGCCTTCCAGCCGCACGGCGAAGAAATGCTTCAGTTCGAAGGTGCCCCGCGGGGTCTGCATGTACTTGCCGGTGGTGATGCGCGAAATGGTGGACTCGTGCATGCCGATCTCGTCGGCGATCTCCTTCAGCGTCAGCGGCGCCATCGCTTCGTCGCCGTGGGCCAGGAAACCGGCCTGGCGCTCGACGATGGCGCGCGCGGTGCGCAGCAGGGTGTCGTAGCGGATCGACAGGCCGCGGGTCAGCCAGCGGGCTTCCTGCAGCAGTTCGCGCAGCTTGCCGGCGCCGGGCGAGGCATCGGCCTGGTCGAGCGCGCGCTCCTGCAGGGCATTGACGCGCACGCGCGGGGTGGTGGCCGGGTTCAGCGCGACCCGCCAGGCGCAGTCGGCATGCCAGGCGACCACGTCCGGCACGATGTAGCCGGACGGGGCGGGCGCCAGCGATTCGCCGGGGCGCGCCTGCAGGGAGAGGATCAGGCGCACGCCTTCCCGTACCTGCTCGTGGTCCAGGTCGAGCAGGCGGGCCAGGCCGTCGTATTCGTGCGCCGCCAGCAGCGCCAGGCCGTCGTTGACGATGCGCAGGGCGATGGCGCGGGCCGGCACGCGGCCTTCCAGGCCTTCGAGCTGCACGCGCAGGCATTCGCGCACGTCGCGGGCGGTCAGGCCCGGGAACTCGCCGTGCAGCAGGTGCAGGCGCAGGGCGAGCGCGTGTTCGGCGGTGATGCGGAACTGGGCCGAGGCGATCAGCGCCAGCGATTCCGGATCCTGTTCCAGGTAGCCGGCGTCGTCGGTGTGTTCCAGCCAGAAGGCGATGACCTGCAGGGCGGCCGCATCGAGTTCCAGCGCCAGGCGGGTCAGCACGCGGACGTGCGGATCGCTGGACTCGCCGGCTTCGACGCGCTGCATGCGGTCGTCGTCGCCTTCGTGCCAGCTGGCGCCGGGGACGTCCCACAGGTTGGATTCCGGCAGTTCGTCGAACGCGGCGGTCTCGACCACCGCGCTGTCTTCGGCGACCGCGTCCTGCGCGGCGTCGGCATCGTGGGTCTCTTCGATTTCCAGCAACGGGTTCAGGTCGAGTGCGCGACGCACTTCCATTTCCAGTTGCAGGCCGTCCAGCTGCAGCAGCCGGATGGACTGCAGCAGTTGCGGTGTCAGGTGGAGCTGTTGCCCGAGTTGGGCGGATATCCCCGTTTTCATTCCCGTGTCCCCGATTCGATGCCGTGCCGTGGTGGGCTTCACATCGTGGAAACACTTTGCGCGCGTCGCGCCAGAAAAATAATCGGGGCGTTTCTGGTTGTGATGAGGGCGCGCCCGACCTGCCGTGAGGGTTTCCCCTACAGCGCCGGGTTATCGTCGATGGGAAGTGCCCGTCAGGGCAGTGCGGTCACGGGAATCCGTCACCGGCGGGGCGTATCCACCCCGTACCTGCAAGGCTCAGGCCAATTCGTTCTGGTGGCGGGCGGCCAGCAGCAGCAGATCATTGGCGCGCCGGCACCCGAGCGATTCCATCATGCGCGCGCGGTGGGTTTCCACGGTCTTGACGCTGATGCCCAGGTTGGCGGCGATTTCCTTGCTGCTCATGCCGCCGCCCAGCTTGCGCAGGATCTGGCGCTGGCGTGGCGACAATGCGGCGATGCCGGTGGGGCGCTGGTTGCCCAGCATCGGTGCCAGCATCTTCGATGACACCTGCGGGCTGAGGAACACCTGGCCTGCCGCAGCGGCACGCAGCGCCAGCTCCAGCTCCATCGGCGCGGCTTCCTTGACCACGAAACCGGCGCAGCCCCGGTCGAGCGCCACGCGCACCTGGGTGGGGTCGTTGTGCATCGACATGATGACCACGCGCGTCTGCGGCAGCGAGTCACGCAGGATCGGCAGCACGTCCAGTCCGCTGCGGTCGGGCAATG includes the following:
- a CDS encoding response regulator transcription factor; the encoded protein is MRVLIVDDHTLVRAGICRLLQSLPDVDVVAEACNAQQAIDMATIHRPDLVLLDLSLPDRSGLDVLPILRDSLPQTRVVIMSMHNDPTQVRVALDRGCAGFVVKEAAPMELELALRAAAAGQVFLSPQVSSKMLAPMLGNQRPTGIAALSPRQRQILRKLGGGMSSKEIAANLGISVKTVETHRARMMESLGCRRANDLLLLAARHQNELA